From Oncorhynchus mykiss isolate Arlee chromosome 6, USDA_OmykA_1.1, whole genome shotgun sequence, the proteins below share one genomic window:
- the LOC110526515 gene encoding vesicular glutamate transporter 2.1 produces the protein MESVKMRAKEGIKEFGAKTLGQMYKVMEKRQGTGEVIELTEDGRPSEAQEKKAPLCDCTCFGLPRRYIIAIMSGLGFCISFGIRCNLGVAIVGMVNNSTIHKDGKIIITEKAKFNWDPETVGMIHGSFFWGYIVTQIPGGYICSRLAANRVFGLAIFLTSTLNMLIPSAARTHYGLVIFVRILQGLVEGVTYPACHGIWSKWAPPLERSRLATTSFCGSYAGAVIAMPLAGILVQYSGWSSVFYLYGCFGIFWYMFWILVSYESPAVHPTITQEERVYIEESIGESAKLMGPAEKFKTPWKKFFTSMPVYAIIVANFCRSWTFYLLLISQPAYFEEVFGFEISKVGMVSALPHLVMTIIVPIGGQLADYLRSRNILSTTTVRKIMNCGGFGMEATLLLVVGFSHTKGVAISFLVLAVGFSGFAISGFNVNHLDIAPRYASILMGISNGVGTLSGMVCPLIVGAMTKNKTREEWQWVFLIAALVHYGGVIFYGIFASGEKQPWADPELTSDEKCGFIDEDELAEETGDITQSYSALGGGPTKTYGATTQNGGWADSWDKKEEFVQEEAEGGPYGYRQDQDYS, from the exons ATGGAGTCCGTCAAGATGAGAGCCAAAGAGGGGATAAAGGAATTTGGGGCGAAGACCCTGGGGCAGATGTACAA GGTGATGGAGAAGCGACAGGGAACTGGTGAAGTTATCGAACTAACAGAGGACGGCAGGCCCTCTGAGGCCCAGGAGAAGAAAGCACCTCTGTGCGACTGCACGTGTTTTGGGCTGCCCCGCCGATATATCATCGCCATCATGAGCGGTCTAGGCTTCTGTATATCCTTCGGCATCCGATGCAATCTGGGCGTGGCCATCGTGGGAATGGTCAACAACAGCACTATTCACAAAGATGGGAAGATCATCATCACAGAG AAAGCGAAGTTCAACTGGGACCCAGAGACAGTCGGTATGATCCATGGTTCGTTTTTCTGGGGCTATATAGTGACGCAGATCCCGGGAGGGTACATATGCTCGAGACTGGCAGCTAACAG GGTTTTCGGTCTAGCCATTTTCCTTACCTCGACGCTCAATATGTTAATCCCCTCCGCGGCACGGACGCATTATGGACTGGTCATCTTTGTGAGGATATTGCAAGGGCTGGTGGAG GGAGTGACCTACCCAGCCTGCCATGGGATCTGGAGTAAGTGGGCTCCTCCTCTGGAGAGAAGTCGCCTGGCAACCACCTCATTCTGTG GTTCCTATGCTGGTGCTGTCATTGCCATGCCTCTAGCAGGGATCCTGGTGCAGTACTCGGGCTGGTCCTCTGTGTTCTATCTCTATG GGTGCTTTGGGATCTTCTGGTATATGTTCTGGATCCTTGTGTCGTATGAAAGTCCTGCTGTGCACCCTACCATCACCCAGGAGGAACGAGTCTACATAGAGGAGAGCATCGGGGAGAGTGCCAAGCTCATGGGCCCTGCTGAG AAATTTAAGACCCCCTGGAAAAAGTTCTTCACCTCCATGCCTGTCTATGCAATCATCGTGGCCAACTTCTGCAGAAGCTGGACCTTCTACCTACTgcttattagtcagccggcctaCTTTGAGGAGGTGTTTGGGTTTGAGATAAGCAAG GTTGGCATGGTGTCTGCCCTGCCCCACTTGGTGATGACAATCATTGTGCCCATTGGAGGGCAGTTGGCTGACTACCTACGCAGCAGGAACATCCTGTCTACCACTACAGTTAGGAAGATCATGAACTGTGGAG GGTTTGGCATGGAGGCTACGCTGCTGCTGGTAGTGGGATTTTCCCACACAAAAGGGGTGGCTATTTCCTTCCTGGTCCTTGCTGTGGGCTTCAGTGGATTTGCCATATCAG GATTCAACGTCAATCACTTAGACATTGCTCCACGCTATGCCAGTATCCTTATGGGCATATCCAACGGTGTGGGCACCCTGTCTGGCATGGTATGCCCATTGATCGTAGGTGCCATGACAAAAAACAAG ACTCGAGAAGAGTGGCAGTGGGTGTTCCTCATCGCTGCTCTGGTTCACTACGGGGGAGTCATCTTCTATGGCATCTTTGCCTCTGGAGAGAAGCAGCCGTGGGCCGACCCAGAGCTGACCAGCGATGAGAAGTGTGGCTTCATCGATGAGGATGAGCTGGCAGAGGAGACGGGCGACATCACCCAGAGTTACAGTGCCCTGGGCGGCGGTCCGACCAAAACGTATGGTGCCACTACGCAGAACGGGGGCTGGGCTGACAGCTGGGATAAGAAGGAGGAGTTTGTCCaggaagaggcagagggagggccGTATGGCTACAGGCAGGACCAGGACTACTCCTAG